Part of the Kordiimonas pumila genome is shown below.
TATTTTCCACTATCATACGATAGTAACATTTTATAGCTAGCGAGCTGTAGAAAAAGTACATTAAAAATATCAAAGTAATTACCTACTCTTGAAGGAAGCGCCCGGCTCTTTCAAAAAACCCGGAAGGAAGATATATGAAAATCGCTGTAATAGGCACAGGCTATGTTGGTCTTGTTTCTGGAGCCTGTTTTTCAGAGTTTGGCCATACCGTTACATGCGTTGATAAAGATGCCGGAAAGATCGAACGTCTGCTTGCTGGCGAAATACCCATATATGAACCGGGGCTAGACAGCCTTGTGGCCAGAAACAATCAAGCAGGCAGGCTTTTTTTCACAACCAGCCTTAAAGACGCGATGGACGGCGCACAGGCTGTTTTTATTGCGGTAGGCACCCCAAGCAGGCGCGGCGACGGCCACGCAGACTTGCAATATGTTTTTGCCGCCGTGGAAGAACTCGCCGCTTACATTAAAAGCTATACCGTGATTGTGACCAAATCCACCGTGCCCGTTGGCACTGGTGCCGAAATTAAAAAGCGCCTGAGTGCGCTTCTCGACACAAGCCTGTTTGATGTTGCCTCAAACCCCGAGTTTCTGCGGGAAGGCGCCGCCATTGAAGATTTTATGCGCCCAGACCGGGTTGTGGTTGGTATCGAAGGCGAAAAAGCCAAAGCGGTGATGAGCGAGCTTTATAGGCCGCTTTTCCTGAATGAAACACCTGTTGTTTTCACCAACCGTGAAACGGCCGAGGTTATCAAATATGCGGCGAACGCATTTCTTGCAACCAAGATCAGCTTCATTAATGAAATGGCTGACCTCTGCGAACAGGTGGGCGCTGATGTTCAACAGGTATCAAAAGGCATTGGGCTTGATAAACGCATTGGCAACAAGTTTCTGCATGCTGGCCCCGGATACGGCGGCAGTTGCTTCCCGAAAGACACCCGTGCGCTTGTGCATTCTGCCGACACATACGGTGTCC
Proteins encoded:
- a CDS encoding UDP-glucose dehydrogenase family protein, which translates into the protein MKIAVIGTGYVGLVSGACFSEFGHTVTCVDKDAGKIERLLAGEIPIYEPGLDSLVARNNQAGRLFFTTSLKDAMDGAQAVFIAVGTPSRRGDGHADLQYVFAAVEELAAYIKSYTVIVTKSTVPVGTGAEIKKRLSALLDTSLFDVASNPEFLREGAAIEDFMRPDRVVVGIEGEKAKAVMSELYRPLFLNETPVVFTNRETAEVIKYAANAFLATKISFINEMADLCEQVGADVQQVSKGIGLDKRIGNKFLHAGPGYGGSCFPKDTRALVHSADTYGVPMQIVRSVVDVNEKRKLAMAEKVVKACGGSVTGKRIAILGLTFKPNTDDMRESPSLDIIPALQKQGATIHAYDPKGMEEAAHMLTDITFHDEPYSTLAGADAVVIITEWNQFRALDLARVKDLMKTPVMVDLRNVYGLADVAAYGFSYTGIGRAF